The proteins below are encoded in one region of Winogradskyella helgolandensis:
- a CDS encoding glycoside hydrolase family 15 protein — translation MNNLDYGIIGNCRSAALVSKDASIDWCCLPKFDSASVFAKLLDDDIGGSFGFIVDDGYTTDQFYQENTAILITRFSKGNDVFEVIDFMPRYHKPNGNYHSPPEFIRYLKYVSGQPELKVAYDPKLEYAKGVTSTYVKDDFIVSLNNEDTYDTLFLYTDLDKEIVINGDNIILNADHFFLVGYNEKLFLPNLKYASLEYERTKVYWLNWLERTPTYKKFNEQISRSAMTLKLLSYDKTGAVLAAATTSLPETIGEVRNWDYRFCWIRDASMVIKVMSQLGHKNIARRYLKFIIDLMPDKDEKLQIMYGISGEKQLTEISLDHLSGYKGSSPVRVGNAAYMQKQNDIYGILMDVIHQLLVNFSNDIDNGEELWTMTKGIVWVVSKHWREPDKGIWEFREGDQHFTFSKVLCWTAVDKAIKVAKLLGKTSKLQRWEVLEEDIRTDIMENAWNEKAQAFTQAYNSEDLDASVLLMESYGFIDAKHPKFVSTVKAIERDLCYEGLLYRYKTKDDFGLPSSSFTICTFWFINSLYKIGEEQKATEQFEKLLSYSNHLGLFSEDIDFKTKRLLGNFPQAYSHLALIETAINLSNVTTADEKVKHTIRN, via the coding sequence ATGAATAATTTAGATTACGGAATTATAGGAAATTGTAGAAGTGCCGCTTTAGTATCCAAAGACGCCTCCATTGATTGGTGTTGTTTACCAAAGTTTGATTCCGCATCTGTATTTGCAAAGTTATTAGATGATGACATAGGGGGTAGCTTCGGTTTTATTGTTGATGACGGTTATACAACAGATCAATTTTATCAAGAAAATACAGCGATATTAATTACACGTTTTAGTAAAGGTAATGATGTTTTTGAGGTCATAGACTTTATGCCTAGGTATCATAAACCAAATGGTAATTACCATTCACCTCCAGAATTTATTAGATATCTTAAATATGTTTCGGGGCAACCAGAATTAAAAGTAGCTTATGATCCTAAATTAGAATATGCTAAAGGCGTTACTTCTACTTATGTAAAGGATGATTTTATTGTGAGTCTTAATAATGAAGATACTTATGACACCTTGTTTTTATATACAGATTTAGATAAAGAAATTGTAATAAATGGGGATAACATTATTTTAAATGCCGATCATTTTTTCTTAGTGGGTTATAATGAAAAATTATTTTTACCCAATTTAAAATACGCAAGTTTAGAGTACGAACGTACTAAAGTATATTGGTTAAACTGGTTAGAGCGTACGCCAACTTATAAGAAATTTAATGAACAAATATCGCGTAGCGCAATGACATTAAAGTTGTTGAGTTATGATAAAACAGGAGCCGTTTTAGCAGCTGCAACCACATCGTTGCCAGAAACTATTGGTGAAGTTAGAAATTGGGATTACCGTTTCTGTTGGATTAGAGATGCTTCTATGGTGATAAAAGTAATGTCACAATTGGGCCATAAAAATATTGCTAGACGTTATTTAAAGTTCATTATTGATTTGATGCCGGATAAGGATGAAAAGTTGCAAATTATGTATGGCATTAGTGGTGAAAAGCAATTAACAGAAATATCTTTAGATCATTTATCGGGTTATAAAGGGTCTAGTCCTGTTAGAGTTGGAAACGCAGCCTACATGCAAAAGCAGAATGATATTTATGGTATCCTAATGGATGTGATTCATCAGTTACTTGTTAATTTTAGTAATGATATAGACAATGGCGAAGAACTTTGGACCATGACTAAGGGCATTGTTTGGGTTGTAAGTAAACACTGGAGAGAACCAGATAAGGGTATTTGGGAATTTAGAGAAGGAGATCAGCACTTTACATTTTCTAAAGTGCTATGCTGGACTGCTGTAGATAAAGCCATAAAAGTAGCTAAACTCTTAGGTAAAACTTCTAAACTTCAACGTTGGGAGGTTTTAGAGGAAGACATAAGAACAGACATCATGGAAAACGCTTGGAATGAAAAAGCCCAAGCGTTTACACAAGCTTATAATTCTGAAGATTTGGATGCTTCTGTGTTACTCATGGAGTCTTATGGATTTATAGATGCTAAACACCCTAAATTTGTGAGTACAGTAAAGGCCATTGAACGCGATTTATGCTACGAAGGGCTTTTATACCGCTATAAAACGAAAGATGATTTTGGATTACCATCATCTTCATTTACTATTTGCACGTTCTGGTTTATTAATAGTTTATACAAAATAGGAGAGGAGCAAAAAGCCACCGAACAATTTGAAAAATTATTGTCCTATAGTAATCATCTTGGTTTGTTTAGTGAAGATATAGATTTTAAAACAAAACGATTGTTAGGTAATTTTCCACAGGCTTATTCGCATTTAGCATTAATTGAAACTGCAATTAATTTATCTAATGTCACAACAGCTGATGAAAAAGTAAAACACACTATAAGAAACTAA
- a CDS encoding FIST signal transduction protein: MNTRSIKGKSFNEIKNALEQNLNDGFKPTLAIVFLSVAQDRKAIRELLDLKNISVFGATSNGEFIDGNTDNKSTAILLLDMKREHFKIYLEEFPEKNYREVAQYIAFKAASQFEKPAFFISASHLETDAEQLLRGFEDVIGKHVNVYGGMAGDDYAFLDQFVFTNKKESSRGTLVLALDEDYIKIKGVATCGWKAVGTEKTVTKSEGNHVYTVDDIPVLDVTQKYGGIENVTQENDDIILEIAANFPLQLQREKGDPVMRPGLVIDWNDRSFYCSGTVPQGSKVRFSLPPDFDVMDKVIQGVQHLKDTEMPEADALVVFSCGGRILSLGPLMNDEIEGIKNVWNVPMVGMFSNAELARATGGNLEMHNLTTCCVALKEK, from the coding sequence ATGAACACAAGATCCATAAAAGGTAAGTCTTTCAATGAGATTAAAAATGCCCTTGAGCAAAATTTAAATGACGGTTTCAAACCCACACTAGCCATCGTCTTTCTATCAGTAGCTCAAGATCGCAAAGCTATTAGAGAACTATTAGATTTAAAAAATATCTCCGTTTTCGGAGCGACATCAAACGGAGAATTCATTGATGGAAACACTGATAACAAATCGACTGCAATATTATTGCTCGATATGAAGCGTGAACATTTTAAAATTTATCTCGAAGAGTTTCCTGAAAAAAATTACCGTGAAGTTGCTCAATATATCGCTTTCAAAGCAGCATCTCAATTTGAAAAACCAGCATTTTTTATTTCAGCTAGTCATTTAGAAACTGACGCCGAACAGTTACTACGTGGCTTTGAAGACGTTATAGGAAAGCACGTTAATGTTTATGGAGGCATGGCAGGAGATGATTACGCATTTTTAGATCAATTTGTATTTACTAATAAAAAAGAAAGCAGTAGAGGTACTCTTGTACTCGCTTTAGACGAAGATTATATAAAAATTAAAGGTGTGGCTACCTGTGGTTGGAAAGCTGTTGGCACTGAAAAAACAGTGACTAAAAGTGAAGGCAATCACGTTTACACCGTGGATGATATTCCTGTTTTAGATGTTACCCAAAAATATGGTGGCATCGAAAATGTAACTCAGGAAAATGACGATATCATTTTAGAAATTGCTGCCAATTTCCCCTTGCAACTACAAAGAGAAAAAGGAGATCCTGTAATGCGCCCTGGTCTCGTTATAGATTGGAACGACCGTTCCTTTTATTGCAGTGGCACTGTACCTCAAGGCTCTAAAGTGCGCTTTTCATTACCACCAGATTTTGATGTTATGGACAAAGTGATTCAAGGCGTACAACATTTAAAAGATACCGAAATGCCCGAAGCAGACGCTTTAGTGGTGTTTAGTTGTGGAGGACGAATTCTATCGCTTGGACCACTTATGAATGACGAAATTGAAGGAATAAAAAACGTATGGAATGTTCCAATGGTAGGGATGTTTTCTAATGCTGAGCTAGCAAGAGCAACAGGTGGTAATCTCGAAATGCACAACTTAACAACCTGTTGTGTAGCACTAAAAGAGAAATAA
- a CDS encoding bifunctional alpha,alpha-trehalose-phosphate synthase (UDP-forming)/trehalose-phosphatase produces MNKTIIVSNRLPLQISIEDDKLNVTPSVGGLATGMKSVHADGNGVWIGWSGITDEDLDDNLKSKVNAKVKDAKCRAVGLTEADVEDFYLGFSNRTLWPLFHYFLEYTEFEKSQWEAYKRVNEKFAKVVLETIEEGDTVWVHDYQLLLLPQLIKEARPDVTVGFFLHIPFPSYEIFRTFPWREELLTGMLGADLIGFHTYDYERHFLSSVKRILRLDVNFNEITYHDRIIKVDSFPMGIDYDKFYNAALAHDNPNTEKSELQKRLDTHLNVADDQKFILSIDRLDYTKGIPNRLRAFEHFLNTYPQYKEKVRLVMLAVPSRSNVPQYKKLKSETDELVGRINGEFSTVSWTPIWYFYRSMPFENLIDLYTSSDVALITPVRDGMNLVAKEYVATRTKQDGVLILSEMAGAAKEMNEAILINPNSFEDFGKAIYKALTMPLEEQQNRMKILQKRLKRYDVEKWAGEFFKTLDSTKELKDVSVSKKLNEEEENLIIEHFKNAKNRLILLDYDGTLVGFKNNPQDAKPDEELYDLLDKFENEKAVKLCLISGRDKATFQQWHGDKDYDLITDHGVWMREQKKWTPLEILKTEWMSSIKPILETFVDRTPGTFIEEKEYSLAWHYRTADPELAQIRTMELSTVLTSMIANNELSVLQGNKVIEIKSSNVNKGRATTQLLMKDDYDFVLIMGDDWTDEYMFEAAPESAVTIKVGYVKTKAKYQIKGPNEVRELLKKFI; encoded by the coding sequence ATGAATAAAACAATAATAGTTTCAAACCGATTACCACTTCAAATCTCAATAGAAGATGACAAACTTAACGTAACGCCTAGTGTTGGCGGGCTTGCCACCGGAATGAAGTCTGTACACGCAGATGGAAATGGAGTTTGGATTGGCTGGTCTGGGATTACAGATGAAGATTTAGATGACAACTTAAAATCAAAAGTTAATGCTAAAGTTAAAGACGCCAAATGTAGAGCTGTAGGTCTTACTGAAGCTGATGTTGAAGATTTTTATTTAGGCTTTAGCAATCGAACACTTTGGCCTTTATTTCATTATTTTTTAGAATATACAGAGTTCGAAAAATCGCAATGGGAAGCTTATAAGCGCGTGAACGAAAAATTTGCTAAAGTTGTATTAGAAACCATTGAGGAAGGTGATACCGTTTGGGTTCACGATTATCAATTATTGCTTTTACCGCAACTTATAAAAGAAGCAAGACCAGATGTGACCGTAGGTTTCTTTCTGCATATTCCGTTTCCTTCTTATGAGATATTTAGAACATTTCCGTGGCGCGAAGAACTTTTAACAGGAATGCTTGGCGCAGATCTTATTGGTTTTCACACCTATGATTACGAACGTCATTTCTTAAGTTCCGTTAAACGAATTTTACGTCTCGATGTTAATTTTAATGAAATTACGTATCACGATAGAATTATAAAAGTCGATTCATTTCCTATGGGAATAGACTATGACAAATTTTACAATGCTGCACTGGCGCACGACAATCCAAATACTGAAAAATCTGAGCTCCAAAAACGCTTAGATACACATTTAAATGTAGCTGATGATCAAAAATTTATCCTTTCTATAGATCGATTAGATTACACAAAAGGAATTCCAAACCGGTTACGTGCATTTGAGCATTTTCTAAATACTTATCCTCAATATAAAGAAAAAGTGAGGTTAGTAATGCTCGCAGTGCCTTCGCGTTCTAATGTACCACAATATAAAAAGTTAAAAAGTGAAACCGATGAATTGGTTGGTCGTATTAATGGTGAATTTTCTACAGTAAGCTGGACACCAATTTGGTATTTCTATAGATCTATGCCTTTTGAAAATCTTATCGATTTATATACATCATCTGATGTGGCTTTAATCACTCCTGTAAGAGATGGTATGAATTTAGTTGCTAAAGAATATGTGGCTACCCGCACAAAACAAGATGGTGTTCTTATTTTAAGCGAAATGGCTGGTGCTGCAAAAGAAATGAACGAAGCTATTCTTATTAACCCTAACAGTTTCGAAGACTTTGGAAAAGCAATTTATAAGGCATTAACCATGCCATTAGAGGAACAACAAAATCGAATGAAAATTTTACAAAAACGTTTAAAACGTTATGATGTCGAAAAATGGGCTGGAGAGTTTTTCAAAACCTTGGATTCCACTAAAGAGCTCAAAGATGTGAGTGTTTCAAAAAAATTAAACGAAGAGGAGGAAAACCTAATTATTGAACACTTTAAAAACGCTAAAAACAGACTTATTCTTTTAGATTACGACGGTACTTTAGTTGGCTTTAAAAACAACCCGCAAGATGCCAAACCAGACGAAGAATTATATGACCTCTTAGATAAATTTGAAAACGAAAAGGCCGTCAAACTTTGTTTAATTAGCGGAAGAGACAAAGCGACATTTCAACAATGGCATGGAGACAAAGACTATGATCTTATTACGGATCATGGAGTTTGGATGCGGGAACAAAAAAAATGGACACCCTTAGAAATTCTTAAAACAGAATGGATGTCTAGCATTAAACCTATACTCGAAACTTTTGTAGATAGAACACCAGGAACATTTATCGAAGAAAAAGAATACTCTTTGGCTTGGCATTACAGAACTGCTGATCCTGAATTAGCACAAATACGCACCATGGAACTCAGCACCGTTTTAACAAGTATGATCGCTAATAATGAATTATCAGTTTTACAAGGCAATAAGGTTATTGAAATAAAAAGCAGTAATGTTAATAAAGGTAGAGCAACAACCCAATTATTAATGAAAGACGATTACGACTTTGTATTAATTATGGGAGATGACTGGACCGATGAATATATGTTTGAAGCCGCACCAGAATCTGCGGTAACTATAAAAGTTGGTTACGTAAAAACAAAAGCTAAGTATCAAATTAAAGGCCCAAATGAGGTTAGGGAATTACTCAAGAAATTTATTTAA
- a CDS encoding sugar-binding protein: MKKAIYLLLLLILVFNCKNETSKKVEEPSLNETPQNIASTKIEKQLRDVYKAKTTITIDGIANDSAWIKSPWYALDQVWLGDSLTENDYSGRFKLSWSDDALYVLAEIQDDTLIDTIEDPLVRWWDDDCLEIFIDEDNSGGEHQFNHNAFAYHIALDGNVVDMSTEKTGKLYNSHIESKNVTTENTTIWEVKMALYDDSYNDNGENTPVNLSANKKIGFAIAYCDNDKSLERENFIGSIPVEGEDKNRGWIDANIFGTLLLKD, from the coding sequence ATGAAAAAAGCCATCTACCTCTTACTACTTCTAATTTTAGTTTTCAATTGTAAAAATGAAACTTCTAAAAAAGTAGAAGAACCGTCTCTAAATGAAACACCTCAAAACATAGCATCAACTAAAATTGAAAAGCAATTACGAGACGTTTACAAAGCTAAAACGACCATTACAATTGATGGAATAGCTAACGATTCTGCTTGGATAAAAAGTCCTTGGTATGCTTTAGACCAAGTTTGGTTAGGTGATTCTCTGACTGAAAATGATTATTCAGGGCGTTTTAAATTGAGTTGGTCTGATGATGCGCTTTATGTTTTAGCTGAAATACAAGACGATACTTTAATTGATACTATTGAAGATCCTTTAGTGAGATGGTGGGATGACGATTGCTTAGAAATTTTTATAGATGAAGACAACAGTGGTGGCGAACATCAATTTAATCATAATGCCTTTGCGTATCATATAGCGTTAGATGGTAATGTGGTTGATATGTCTACTGAAAAAACAGGAAAACTTTACAACTCACATATAGAATCTAAAAATGTAACTACAGAAAACACAACCATTTGGGAAGTAAAAATGGCATTATATGATGATTCATACAACGACAACGGAGAAAATACACCTGTAAACTTAAGTGCTAACAAAAAAATAGGCTTTGCCATTGCCTACTGTGACAATGACAAAAGTTTAGAACGTGAAAACTTCATAGGATCTATTCCTGTAGAAGGTGAAGATAAAAATCGAGGTTGGATCGATGCTAATATCTTTGGAACACTTCTACTAAAAGACTAG
- a CDS encoding M1 family metallopeptidase, producing the protein MKNKLIVIFVLAFSTIQGQLLQDKGEFTKQDTLRGSINPEREWWDLTYYHLDIEVKPEDKFISGKNTIQYKVLQLNQVMQIDLQEPMEITKVLQDRKELEVKHEGNAHFITLSENQNIGDINFIEVYYKGHPKEAKRAPWDGGFSWKKDKNGNHFIATSCQGLGASVWWPNKDHMYDEVDSMLISVTNPKGLTNVSNGRLRALVENDNNTVTSHWFVNNPINNYGVNVNIGDYANFSETYEGEKGNLDMDYWVLKDNLELAKTHFKDAPKMMKAFEYWFGPYPFYEDSFKLVEVPYLGMEHQSSVTYGNQYKQGYLGSDLSGTGWGLKFDFIIIHEAGHEWFANNITNKDIADMWIHEGFTSYSENLFLDYYYGKEASADYVIGTRKNIQNDKPLIGHYNVNNEGSSDMYYKGANMLHTLRQLIEDDEKWRQILRGLNSEFYHQTVSTKQIEDYLSEHSGIDLTEFFNQYLRTTKIPTLEYEIKKGELKYHWTNSVEKFDMPIQVEIGEKSEWLFPKAEWQSKKVFSEDFKIDRDFYVNSKKL; encoded by the coding sequence TTGAAAAATAAATTAATCGTAATATTCGTACTGGCATTTTCGACCATTCAAGGCCAATTACTTCAAGACAAGGGAGAATTCACTAAACAAGATACACTTAGAGGTAGCATCAATCCAGAACGCGAATGGTGGGACTTAACTTATTATCATTTAGATATTGAAGTCAAACCTGAAGACAAATTCATTTCAGGAAAAAATACCATTCAATACAAAGTATTGCAACTAAATCAGGTGATGCAAATCGATTTGCAAGAACCGATGGAAATAACAAAGGTGCTTCAGGATAGAAAAGAATTAGAGGTAAAACACGAAGGCAATGCACATTTTATAACGCTATCTGAAAATCAAAATATTGGAGATATCAATTTTATTGAAGTCTATTATAAAGGACATCCAAAAGAAGCCAAACGTGCCCCTTGGGATGGTGGGTTTTCATGGAAAAAAGACAAAAACGGAAACCACTTTATTGCCACATCTTGTCAAGGTTTAGGCGCTAGTGTTTGGTGGCCCAATAAAGACCACATGTATGATGAAGTGGATAGTATGCTCATCAGTGTAACCAATCCAAAAGGTTTAACTAATGTGTCAAACGGAAGACTTAGAGCATTAGTTGAAAATGATAATAATACCGTGACATCGCATTGGTTCGTCAACAACCCGATTAACAACTACGGAGTTAATGTAAATATTGGGGATTATGCTAATTTTTCAGAAACCTACGAAGGCGAAAAAGGTAATTTAGATATGGATTATTGGGTGCTAAAAGATAATCTAGAACTCGCCAAAACGCATTTTAAAGATGCACCAAAAATGATGAAAGCTTTTGAATATTGGTTTGGACCTTATCCATTTTATGAGGATAGTTTTAAATTAGTTGAAGTCCCTTATTTAGGCATGGAGCATCAAAGTTCTGTCACTTATGGTAACCAATACAAACAAGGGTATTTAGGCAGTGATTTATCGGGTACTGGTTGGGGATTAAAATTCGATTTTATTATAATTCACGAAGCAGGTCACGAATGGTTTGCCAACAATATCACCAACAAAGACATCGCTGATATGTGGATTCACGAAGGCTTTACCTCCTACTCAGAAAATCTATTTTTAGACTATTATTACGGCAAAGAAGCTTCTGCGGATTATGTGATTGGTACGCGTAAAAACATCCAAAATGACAAACCGTTAATTGGTCATTATAACGTAAATAATGAAGGCTCTAGTGATATGTATTACAAAGGTGCCAATATGTTGCATACACTTCGTCAACTCATTGAAGATGATGAAAAATGGAGACAAATTCTAAGAGGTTTAAATTCTGAATTCTATCATCAAACAGTATCAACTAAGCAGATTGAAGATTACTTAAGTGAGCACTCAGGTATTGATTTAACGGAGTTTTTTAATCAATATTTAAGAACCACTAAAATTCCGACATTGGAATATGAAATAAAAAAAGGGGAACTAAAGTATCATTGGACAAATAGTGTTGAGAAATTTGATATGCCCATTCAAGTTGAAATTGGAGAAAAATCGGAGTGGTTATTTCCAAAAGCCGAATGGCAATCTAAAAAAGTCTTTTCTGAAGATTTCAAAATAGATAGAGATTTCTACGTGAATTCTAAAAAATTATAA
- a CDS encoding M28 family peptidase, whose protein sequence is MNKLLVLVTLALTISVTAQTDQKIYDIIDAISEENLREDVKTLADFGTRHTLSDTLSQTRGIGVARRWIKSEFETISKDCNDCLEVFYQKDLVKKGENQRIVKDVMVVNVVGIQRGTKYPNRFIIMSGDIDSRVSDPNDFTSDAPGANDNATGMAGTIEAARVLSKYKFENSIIYVGLSGEEQGLFGGKGLAKYAQDHNWDIIGVLNNDMIGNISGVDGVIDNRTFRIFSEPITTSETDPEKLANQARARRFYGGEVDGTSRQLARYVHKTTKTYMPEMNPMLIYRLDRFGRGGHHRPFNDAGFPGLRIMEAHENYTQQHQDIRTENGINYGDTFEHVNFPYCKKLTAVNAITMASLASAPPSPTEVSIGGIVEASAKLKWSKVEGAKGYKIYWRDTTSPIWDHSRYVENITEFTLEGIVIDNSFFGVAAVSAGGHESVVVFPNKILR, encoded by the coding sequence ATGAACAAACTTTTAGTATTAGTCACGTTAGCACTAACGATCAGTGTTACTGCTCAAACCGACCAAAAAATCTACGATATTATAGATGCAATTTCAGAAGAAAATTTACGTGAAGATGTAAAAACTTTAGCGGATTTTGGCACAAGACATACTTTAAGTGATACACTCTCACAAACTAGAGGTATTGGCGTGGCGCGTCGTTGGATAAAATCCGAATTTGAAACCATTTCTAAAGATTGCAACGATTGTTTAGAGGTCTTCTACCAGAAAGACTTAGTCAAAAAAGGAGAAAATCAACGTATCGTTAAAGATGTTATGGTGGTAAACGTCGTTGGAATACAACGTGGCACAAAATATCCCAACCGTTTTATTATAATGAGTGGAGACATCGATTCGAGAGTCTCAGACCCAAATGATTTCACATCTGATGCACCAGGAGCTAATGACAATGCCACAGGTATGGCAGGAACTATAGAAGCTGCACGTGTATTATCGAAATACAAATTTGAAAATAGTATTATCTATGTCGGATTGTCAGGTGAAGAACAAGGCTTATTTGGTGGTAAGGGATTAGCAAAATATGCACAAGACCATAATTGGGATATTATTGGAGTTTTAAATAATGACATGATTGGCAATATCTCAGGAGTTGATGGCGTGATTGACAATAGAACCTTTAGGATTTTCTCAGAACCTATTACAACCTCAGAAACGGATCCAGAGAAATTAGCAAATCAAGCGAGAGCTAGACGTTTTTATGGTGGAGAAGTTGATGGAACATCTCGTCAGTTAGCACGTTATGTGCACAAAACGACAAAAACTTACATGCCAGAAATGAATCCCATGTTAATATATAGATTAGACCGTTTTGGTCGCGGAGGCCATCACAGACCTTTTAACGATGCAGGTTTTCCTGGACTTAGAATTATGGAAGCTCACGAAAATTACACACAACAACATCAAGATATCAGAACTGAAAATGGTATTAACTATGGAGATACTTTTGAGCATGTTAACTTTCCGTATTGTAAAAAATTAACTGCAGTCAATGCGATAACCATGGCAAGCCTCGCCTCTGCTCCACCGTCACCAACCGAAGTTAGCATTGGTGGCATTGTTGAAGCTTCTGCTAAACTAAAATGGTCTAAAGTTGAAGGTGCCAAAGGTTATAAAATCTATTGGAGAGATACTACATCCCCAATTTGGGATCACAGTCGCTATGTTGAAAACATTACTGAGTTTACCTTAGAGGGTATTGTTATTGATAATTCCTTCTTTGGAGTAGCTGCTGTTAGTGCAGGCGGACATGAAAGTGTTGTGGTTTTTCCAAATAAGATTTTGAGATAA
- a CDS encoding DUF6265 family protein → MKHLLFLLIAFTLTSKAQTSKVLEPKLENIAWIAGTWHGEAFGGITEEIWSEPSGGSMMATFKLINDGKVTFYEIEVIREVENSLILQLKHFGPDLKGWETKDETVDFPLKEITENKVIFEGMSFEKISDSEMNVYVDIEDKGKTETVKFNYKK, encoded by the coding sequence ATGAAACACTTACTGTTCTTACTAATTGCCTTTACCTTAACGAGTAAAGCACAAACGAGTAAAGTTCTTGAGCCTAAATTAGAAAACATTGCATGGATTGCTGGCACATGGCATGGTGAAGCCTTTGGAGGCATCACCGAAGAAATATGGAGCGAACCTTCTGGTGGATCCATGATGGCAACCTTTAAATTAATTAACGACGGAAAAGTTACCTTTTACGAAATAGAAGTCATCCGAGAAGTCGAAAATTCATTAATTCTGCAATTAAAACATTTCGGTCCAGATCTTAAAGGCTGGGAAACAAAGGATGAAACAGTAGACTTTCCTTTAAAAGAAATCACAGAAAATAAAGTTATTTTTGAGGGTATGTCCTTTGAAAAAATTTCAGATAGTGAAATGAATGTCTATGTTGATATCGAAGACAAAGGAAAAACTGAAACCGTAAAATTCAATTACAAAAAATAA
- a CDS encoding YdeI/OmpD-associated family protein, translating to MELPELYFKTDMEWREWLLDYHDSVKGVHLIFYKVDHKKDSMRWEEAVKVALCFGWIDSTVKSLGNGKRRQYFCPRKPKSVWSAVNKNYIIDLHKENLIHKSGHNSIKIAKENGSWSALDDVENGIIPEALQKAFDSNKRAYSNYLNFAPSYRKSYLYWLNQAKRETTQQKRIAEIIKLCDANIKSREVR from the coding sequence TTGGAATTACCAGAATTATATTTTAAAACCGATATGGAATGGCGTGAATGGTTACTAGACTATCATGATTCAGTAAAAGGCGTCCATTTAATTTTCTACAAAGTAGATCATAAAAAAGACTCTATGCGTTGGGAAGAAGCCGTAAAAGTGGCGCTTTGTTTTGGTTGGATAGATTCTACTGTAAAAAGTTTGGGTAATGGAAAACGGCGACAATATTTTTGTCCTAGAAAACCGAAGAGTGTTTGGAGTGCGGTTAACAAAAATTATATTATTGATTTACATAAAGAAAACTTAATCCACAAAAGCGGTCATAATTCTATAAAGATTGCTAAAGAAAATGGTAGCTGGTCAGCATTAGATGATGTAGAAAATGGCATTATTCCTGAAGCACTACAGAAGGCATTTGATTCCAATAAAAGAGCCTATTCTAACTACCTCAACTTTGCTCCTAGTTATAGAAAAAGCTATTTATACTGGTTAAATCAAGCAAAAAGAGAAACTACGCAACAAAAAAGAATCGCAGAGATAATTAAACTCTGCGATGCTAATATTAAAAGTCGGGAGGTAAGATAA